Proteins found in one Poecilia reticulata strain Guanapo linkage group LG6, Guppy_female_1.0+MT, whole genome shotgun sequence genomic segment:
- the znf319b gene encoding zinc finger protein 319 — MDWATPAAKLNPYSRARMTEAWQQHAVAPPPVVHTIPAGAENALSCAVYGIVLQPDASSLQQQHGGGQQHAGAQQHAGGQQGQHPSQAQQSSLQVGTESGHKCGTCGHDISHLANPLEHHCMVSQDRSFQCTQCLKIFHQATDLLEHQCVQVEQKPFVCGVCKMGFSLLTSLAQHHTSHNSRNPMKCSICEKTYRPGSSGNTTPTSSSSSQPSSSDGASASSSSSILPFPSARDRPYKCSVCQKGFKHLSELTRHERVHTGEKPFKCDTCDKAFSQSSHLQHHQRTHSNERPFKCAVCEKSFKHRSHLVRHMYVHSGEHLFKCNLCELHFKESSELLHHPCHPQGSRPFRCATCGKGFKRPSDLRQHERTHSEERPFHCDECQMSFKQHYALVRHRRTHKDPSDRPFRCSLCDKGFMQPSHLLYHQHVHGMDNLFKCASCQKEFSQSGELLRHKCGESSNSSPDKPYKCDVCGKGYKKSSTLQRHQNSHCQEKPLKCSLCDRRFLSSSEFVQHRCDPSREKPLKCSDCEKRFKYSSDLNRHRRVHTGEKPFKCDHCSKGFKQREHLTKHQSTHSREGQFKCVWCGERFSDLGSLQDHTVQHTSDGDGYNVPQCM; from the exons ATGGa CTGGGCCACTCCAGCTGCCAAACTGAATCCGTACTCGCGAGCTCGCATGACGGAGGCCTGGCAGCAGCACGCCGTCGCTCCGCCTCCGGTTGTCCACACCATCCCAGCGGGAGCTGAAAACGCTTTGAGCTGCGCAGTGTATGGGATCGTACTGCAGCCGGACGCCTCATcgttgcagcagcagcatggaggTGGACAGCAGCATGCAGGAGCTCAACAACACGCAGGCGGACAGCAGGGGCAACATCCTTCTCAAGCCCAGCAAAGCTCTCTGCAAGTGGGAACAGAGTCGGGACACAAGTGTGGGACGTGTGGACACGACATCTCCCACCTGGCTAACCCGCTTGAACACCACTGCATGGTGAGTCAGGACAGGTCCTTCCAGTGCACTCAGTGTCTAAAGATCTTCCATCAGGCCACAGACTTGCTGGAGCACCAGTGTgtccaggtggagcagaagccgTTTGTGTGCGGAGTTTGTAAGATGGGCTTCTCCCTTCTTACCTCGTTGGCTCAGCACCACACGTCRCACAACAGCAGAAACCCCATGAAGTGTTCCATTTGCGAGAAGACRTATCGGCCGGGCTCCTCCGGGAACACGACGCCCACGTCCTCGAGCAGCTCCCAGCCGTCTAGCAGTGACGGGGCGTCGGCAAGCAGCAGCTCGTCCATCTTACCCTTCCCCTCAGCTCGGGACCGGCCGTACAAGTGCTCCGTCTGCCAGAAGGGCTTCAAGCACCTCTCGGAACTCACGCGACACGAGAGGGTGCACACGGGGGAGAAGCCCTTCAAATGCGACACGTGCGACAAGGCTTTCAGCCAGTCGTCGCACYTGCAGCACCACCAGCGGACGCACAGCAACGAGAGGCCGTTCAAGTGCGCCGTGTGCGAGAAGAGCTTCAAGCACCGCTCGCACCTCGTCCGCCACATGTACGTTCACTCGGGCGAGCACTTGTTCAAGTGCAACTTGTGCGAGCTGCACTTCAAAGAGTCGTCGGAACTGCTCCACCACCCCTGCCACCCGCAGGGCTCCCGACCSTTTCGCTGCGCCACGTGCGGGAAGGGGTTTAAACGGCCGTCGGACCTGCGGCAGCACGAGCGCACGCACTCCGAGGAGCGGCCCTTTCACTGCGACGAGTGCCAGATGAGCTTCAAGCAGCATTAYGCGCTCGTGCGCCACAGACGGACGCACAAGGACCCCTCTGACCGGCCTTTCAGATGCAGTTTGTGCGACAAAGGCTTCATGCAGCCCTCGCACCTTCTCTATCACCAGCACGTCCACGGCATGGACAACYTGTTCAAGTGCGCCTCCTGCCAGAAGGAGTTCAGCCAGTCAGGAGAGCTACTCAGACACAAGTGTGGGGAGTCATCCAACTCCTCGCCGGACAAGCCGTACAAGTGCGACGTCTGCGGGAAGGGATACAAAAAGAGCTCCACCTTGCAGCGCCACCAGAACTCCCACTGCCAGGAGAAGCCGCTGAAGTGCTCGCTCTGCGACCGGCGCTTCCTGTCCTCCTCGGAGTTCGTCCAGCACCGCTGCGACCCWTCCAGGGAGAAGCCCCTCAAGTGCTCTGACTGCGAGAAGCGCTTCAAGTACTCGTCGGACCTGAACCGCCACCGGCGTGTTCACACGGGAGAGAAGCCCTTCAAATGCGACCACTGCAGCAAGGGTTTTAAACAGCGCGAGCATTTGACCAAACACCAGAGCACGCACTCCCGGGAGGGCCAGTTCAAGTGCGTCTGGTGCGGAGAGCGTTTCAGTGACTTGGGCTCTCTGCAGGACCACACTGTGCAGCACACGTCCGATGGAGACGGTTACAATGTGCCACAGTGCATGTGA